The genomic region gtgtgtgtgtgcacagcttGTACGACTACACTAGCGTGTGCTTACATTGCCTTGGTGGCCCCAGTCTTAGcgtttacagatgtgtgttcttacatattgtggccccagccccagcttgaACAGGTGTGTGGTGGAGAGCAGCAGGGTGGAGACTAGAGAGGAGGGGGCCACCTCGGGCCCCAGGCCCCTCCTCTGACTGCTggccacctggacacacacacgctccacgtccgccagcacacacaccgccTCAGCCATGGGTTCGTCAAGCACGGGGTactaaacacaacaacagaccTGTTATAAACCTGTTAAACACTGTTTTAAGCTTCCATTCAAACACCGGTAACACTGACATTCTACAGAgtgagaagagggaaggagaagattGAAAGAAAAAACAGAAGTTGGGAGGTGGGGCCAAGTGATGATGTCACTCACCAAGACGGCATGCTCCAAATCTCCCATGATGCTTTGCAGCAGGTGCTGGTGAGCCATGGTGCCATGGAGAGCAAAGTCTGCCAGGTAGTCAGGGCTGAACTCTCCAAGCAACGAACGACCcaggtcactcacacacaccccatgcaCCGCCTCAaacctaatacacacacacaggtgtgtaagaaggcaacacacacattgtgttttcTTGTGTGAATGCAGCTGTTACTGTTACCTGGGCAAGGGCAGCTCCAGCTCTGGTGCTGTGTTCGGTTGTCTTGAGAACAAACAGCCGATGTTGTCATCCTCACTGGATtgatcctcccccacctcctctccttccccctttctgacaacttctcctccctcgtcttcccctcttcctttggctcttccctctgctcctcctcccccatcctctccaacccttattctgtctccctcctccccctctcctccgcctactcctcctccttccagacCCATACTCTCCAACTCCCAGGTGGGCAAATCCCCCCTACCCCTGTCTaccctctcctgtgtgtgtgatgggtgtgtatgaggagagtttgtgtgtgaggtgtgtgtttgaggagtgtgtaaggggtgtgtgtgagcagggtgtggttGCGTGTGAAGGATGTGTGAGGGGTGGGTTTGAGGAGTAtccgtggggtgtgtgtgaggtgagggttgTGCGtgaggagtgtctgtgtgtggggggggtacgtgaggtgaggggtggggttgaGGAGTGTGCGTAGGAGTGTGTTCCTCCAGGGGAGAGCAACGTATGAAGTAGGAGAGGACGTAGAGGAGGCGCTGGACCTGATCCCTCCTCCTGCCTAAGACCACCGTCCGACACACACGCAGGGGACTGCCCAGAGCTCCATACAggtcacctgaacacacacacacacacacacactgttaggacTGCCCTCTCTTTTGAACAGGTCACctccggtacacacacacacatgtacacacacaaggtttaggtgtagttcgggggggggtcagagtttAAGGATGAAATCTCACCAAGCTGAGCCCACAGGGGGTTGTAGGGGTGGGACTTGCCCAGCATGTGCACTGATTGGCTGGTGTGTTTCTCACAAAGGCCTGTGATTGGTGGCTGGTTGCTGGGGGTTACCGTTGGGACCCAAGCCAGGTGATGAGTCAGTACGGCCgtgaggagagacgagaggaaactgacaaacacataaacacacaatcacacacacacaagttgtgACATAGGCTCATGCTAGGCTCATGCTTTTGCAACAGTGTGTAATTAGAACATAACAGAACAAATTTATATATTGTTGTTATGGTGTGTTATTAGACAATGTGGTATTAAATAACTTTGGTTATTATGTATTATAGTCCACAATAATACTATATTATTATACTTCAACAGTAATACAGGCCATAGCAGTACTACAGTGATATGGTACATAGTTAAGGGCTAATCTTACCAGCCTTATATAcaatagcatagcatagcatagtcTCACTTGCTCCGGGTGTCCATCAGTGCACTCAGCTCCTGCAGAAAGCGCTGACAAAGACGGTCTCGCTCAGCATTCTGGGATACCATGGTCAACCACACTGGCTCCAAGATTCTCGGGGCCATGAAGAGGTTCCAGAGTgctgtcctacacacacacacacacacacacacacacacacacacacacacacacacacacacacacacacacacacacacacacacacacacacacattaatgctCTGAATCTATTGCTGTAACATCTGACCCTGCAGACCATCAGAACCTGTGATTACCATGACGATGCCCTCTGACCTGAACTCTGCCAGCGCGTCCATGACCCGGCTGACGTACAGCTGCTGCCTCTGGGTCGAATCATTCACTTGGCGACACAGCAACatggcctggacacacacaaacaaacatacatataAGCAGAGTAGAAAACAGAAGAGAGCACAAAGCACACATCTAACACGCAGCGTGTATATTGAACAGCaaatttaaacacacacaaccacagtgtTACACACCCTCTCAACTGCCATCTTGAGTTTGTTCAGGTGAGCCTCAATGAGGGGGAAGTGGGAGAAGAAGAAGTCgatgaaggagtgtgtgtcgtCCTGTGTTCCAGTCGGCGAGGACTGCGTGTCTTCTGGCAGAGTGATGATGATGCTCAGAGCAATCTTCCTCCTCCGTGCCATGACAGGACCAGAGCTGCAGCTCTCGTCTGATTGGCTGAACCTCTCCTCACTGCTCCTGGTACACAGGGGATAGGTCAACCAGTGCCCTTTCTCCAGCTGCACGTACAGTATTAACCACACTGTGAACAACACCTCAACAACACTGTAAATTACAGTGCAACACACCACTCTGTAAATTACAGTGCAACAAACTACACAGTGAACTACACTGCAACAAACTAAACTGAGAACAACACTGCAACAAACTACATTGTGAACCGTAATGCCACAAAGTACGTTGTGAACTACACTACAACAAACGACATCGTACTGCAGCCTCTGCACTGCTGTGTGACAACAGAAAGCATTCCGTTACCGAGGAGTATGGTACTCCAGGCTGGTGTTGAAGCTGCGTTGTAGGCGTCTCTGATAGGATGAgctggaggaaggggtggagccTGGCGAGGCCAAGGGTGTGGCCAGTGATGCTGAGAGTCAAGAAAGGTTTAAGGTTAAGGGGTTCATTATGGGTGACTGTGACAAAGGTGCACTTCGCTGTAACTATGGTGACAATAACCATGACAACAGTGTAGGAGGGGGTACCTGAGCGAGCTATGCCACTGTCTCCATCTTCACAGAACACTCGTCCAGGCATGTCCACTGGAGTGCTGtgggctggcacacacacacacactcacattttaTACCTTATACCATACCCTCTATTATACTACATGCAGTATCACAAGCAAAAATCCTGTGTGGCCAAATCTGTTATTGCACtgccattgtgtgtgtctgtgtgtgcctgtggtccATACAGTACCTATACTACCACTGCTGCTGATGCTGTGGCCAGGACAGTCTTGGGAGGCAAATTCAAAACTATCATGtaacctagacacacacacacacacacacacacactgttaaaagacactcacacacacctggacattCACACTgttggaagacacacacatacccagacaCATACACTATTTGAGGACATACACTTTTAGAAGatatgcgcccccccccccccacacacacacctccacacacacactgtcagaagAGATACATTTATATTAGTAACTGATAAAAATGTTTGAGAGATACATTTATATTAGTAACTGAACAAAATGATTGACAGATACATTTATATTAGTAACTGATCAAAATGATTGACAGATACATTTATATTAGTAACTGATCAAAATGATTGACAGATATATTTTTCTTACGTGTTTGTGCTTCCCATGGAGCTGCCAACTCGAGCAGAGAAAACTTTACTGACCATCAGCTGAGGAGGAGATCTGTTGGGACAGACAGTGATGTCACCACACAACTCACCATGGTAACAGGAGCAACTGTTTCTCACCTTATGTGATGGATCTTGAGCGTAGAGCCCTTGTAACTCATGGCAACTGATCCAAACATCATCTCCCCAAACATGTTGACATCTGACGATGGTCGGGTgtactagaacacacacacacacacacacagtgctatcACCGTTTCTCAAAGCTGTGTGGATCTTTTcaaatgtgtgcgtgtttgtgtgtacctggtaaCTGGGTGAGGGCTCTCTTTGTTTGTGACTCTGGGTGCTTATTCCAGGACTCTTCTGGCAACGTGTGGGAGACTCTGcttcctctccaccagcctccacacacacacacacacacacacagttttaaaCTCTGACCTGCTTTGGCCTCTTTATGCTGCAGCATCATGAGACCACAGGATTACAACATGTGACAAAGGCTTtagtaatgcacacacacatgcacagatgcacaaacacacactcacctgtttCTTGATGGTGGAGGAGTCGAACAGGACCTGTCTGCCTCGACGCTCACAGTCCTGAAACAGCAGCAGCCTGATCTGACTCAGATCCAAATCCCCCGATacccagctggaggagaggaggagataagaggacaagaggagaggagagcgagaggacaggaggagaggagagtgagaggacaggaggaggagaggaggagagaagacaggtgaggaaagacaagaggagagaggagatgggaggggagagaggaggatagacgGAGAGGAAGATTAGACAAGAAGCggtgagggggggaaagggggagaggaagagaggttagGAAAATAGAAGGGAGGATGGTTGAAAGCAGGAATATTCCAGTAAACATGGAATCAGCAGACA from Osmerus mordax isolate fOsmMor3 chromosome 14, fOsmMor3.pri, whole genome shotgun sequence harbors:
- the LOC136956431 gene encoding LOW QUALITY PROTEIN: folliculin-interacting protein 2-like (The sequence of the model RefSeq protein was modified relative to this genomic sequence to represent the inferred CDS: substituted 1 base at 1 genomic stop codon), translating into METSMESSWVSGDLDLSQIRLLLFQDCERRGRQVLFDSSTIKKQAGGEEAESPTRCQKSPGISTQSHKQREPSPSYQYTRPSSDVNMFGEMMFGSVAMSYKGSTLKIHHIRSPPQLMVSKVFSARVGSSMGSTNTLHDSFEFASQDCPGHSISSSGSIGTYNRGYGIRYKMXVCVCVPAHSTPVDMPGRVFCEDGDSGIARSASLATPLASPGSTPSSSSSYQRRLQRSFNTSLEYHTPRSSEERFSQSDESCSSGPVMARRRKIALSIIITLPEDTQSSPTGTQDDTHSFIDFFFSHFPLIEAHLNKLKMAVERAMLLCRQVNDSTQRQQLYVSRVMDALAEFRTALWNLFMAPRILEPVWLTMVSQNAERDRLCQRFLQELSALMDTRSNFLSSLLTAVLTHHLAWVPTVTPSNQPPITGLCEKHTSQSVHMLGKSHPYNPLWAQLGDLYGALGSPLRVCRTVVLGRRRDQVQRLLYVLSYFIRCSPLEEHTPTFEAVHGVCVSDLGRSLLGEFSPDYLADFALHGTMAHQHLLQSIMGDLEHAVLYPVLDEPMAEAVCVLADVERVCVQVASSQRRGLGPEVAPSSLVSTLLLSTTHLFKLGLGPQYCVRHLEDCLQELYLRSRLLAVYLRDHTRCSTKDLATHLGIECEDVALLAAVAGTHTPCVAQAFL